The following are encoded in a window of uncultured Pseudomonas sp. genomic DNA:
- the hflK gene encoding FtsH protease activity modulator HflK — protein MAWNEPGGNSNNQDPWGGRKNGDRKGPPDIDEAFRKLQESLNGLFGGGKKRGSDAGSGSGGGFGLLFVGLGLLAAVWLYSAIYVVDEQEQAVVLRFGKYYETVGPGLNIYFPPIDRKFQENVTRERAYSKQGQMLTEDENIIEVPLTVQYKISNLQDFVLNVDQPEISLQHATDSAVRHVVGSTEMDQVLTEGRELMASEVKERLQRFLDNYRTGIAVTQVNLQSAAAPREVQEAFDDVIRAREDEQREKNQAETYANGVVPEARGQAQRLIEDASGYRDEVVSRAQGEADRFTALVAEYRKAPEVTRERLYLDTMQELMSNTSKVLVTGDKGQNNLLYLPLDKMVDGRGSSAPSSISGAASSADTGARVVDPRQVELRTRESR, from the coding sequence ATGGCTTGGAATGAGCCGGGTGGCAACTCGAATAATCAGGACCCATGGGGTGGCCGTAAGAACGGTGATCGCAAGGGGCCGCCGGATATCGATGAGGCCTTCCGCAAGCTACAAGAGAGCCTGAATGGGCTGTTTGGTGGCGGCAAAAAACGAGGCAGCGACGCTGGCTCAGGCAGTGGCGGCGGTTTCGGCTTGCTGTTCGTAGGCTTGGGGCTGCTCGCTGCGGTCTGGCTGTACAGCGCGATCTATGTCGTCGATGAGCAGGAGCAGGCTGTGGTGCTGCGCTTCGGCAAGTACTACGAAACAGTTGGGCCGGGCCTGAATATCTATTTCCCGCCGATTGATCGCAAGTTTCAGGAAAACGTCACCCGCGAGCGTGCTTACAGCAAGCAGGGGCAGATGTTGACCGAGGACGAGAACATCATCGAAGTGCCGCTGACGGTGCAGTACAAAATCAGCAATTTGCAGGATTTCGTGCTTAACGTTGATCAGCCGGAAATCAGTCTGCAGCACGCCACTGACAGTGCCGTGCGCCACGTCGTGGGCTCCACCGAGATGGATCAGGTGCTGACCGAAGGTCGTGAGTTGATGGCCAGTGAGGTCAAGGAGCGCTTGCAGCGTTTCCTCGACAACTACCGCACCGGTATTGCGGTCACTCAGGTCAACTTGCAGAGCGCGGCCGCGCCGCGTGAAGTGCAGGAAGCGTTTGATGACGTAATCCGTGCCCGTGAAGACGAGCAGCGCGAGAAGAACCAGGCAGAAACCTATGCCAATGGCGTAGTGCCAGAGGCGCGCGGTCAGGCCCAGCGTCTGATTGAAGATGCCAGTGGTTACCGTGATGAAGTGGTCTCGCGCGCACAGGGTGAGGCGGATCGTTTCACCGCGCTGGTGGCGGAGTATCGCAAGGCACCAGAGGTGACGCGTGAACGTCTGTATCTGGACACCATGCAAGAGCTGATGAGCAACACCAGCAAAGTGCTGGTAACGGGCGACAAGGGGCAGAACAACCTGCTTTACCTGCCGCTGGACAAGATGGTCGATGGTCGTGGTTCGTCTGCGCCTAGCTCAATCTCCGGGGCTGCGAGTAGTGCGGATACTGGGGCGCGCGTAGTTGATCCGCGTCAGGTTGAGCTGCGTACAAGGGAGAGTCGCTGA
- a CDS encoding adenylosuccinate synthase: MGKNVVVLGTQWGDEGKGKIVDLLTEQAAAVVRYQGGHNAGHTLVIDGEKTVLHLIPSGILRENVQCLIGNGVVVAPDALMREILKLEEKGVPVRERLRISPSCPLILQYHVALDQAREKARGDDKIGTTGRGIGPAYEDKVARRGLRIGDLFNPERFATKLAELLDYHNFVLVNYYKEPAIDFQKTLDECMEYAELLKPMMTDVTAVLHDMRRESKDIMFEGAQGSLLDIDHGTYPYVTSSNTTAGGIATGSGFGPMYLDYILGITKAYTTRVGSGPFPTELFDETGAFLAKRGHEFGSTTGRARRCGWFDAVILRRAIEINSISGLCLTKLDVLDGLETIRICVGYKDQNGDVLVDAPTDADSYLGLQPVYEEMPGWSESTLGAKTLEELPAAARAYIKRVEELVGAPVDIVSTGPDRNETIVLRHPFA; encoded by the coding sequence ATGGGTAAGAATGTCGTAGTCCTGGGCACCCAGTGGGGCGATGAGGGCAAAGGCAAGATCGTCGACCTGCTGACCGAACAGGCTGCAGCTGTTGTGCGTTATCAGGGTGGTCACAACGCGGGCCACACTCTGGTGATCGACGGCGAGAAGACCGTTCTGCACCTGATTCCCTCCGGCATCCTGCGCGAAAACGTGCAGTGCCTGATTGGCAACGGCGTGGTGGTTGCACCCGATGCGTTGATGCGTGAAATTCTCAAGCTGGAAGAGAAGGGCGTGCCGGTGCGTGAGCGTTTGCGCATCAGCCCGTCCTGCCCGCTGATCCTGCAGTATCACGTGGCCCTGGATCAGGCGCGTGAGAAGGCGCGTGGCGATGACAAGATTGGCACCACCGGTCGTGGCATTGGCCCGGCCTATGAAGATAAGGTGGCGCGTCGTGGCCTGCGTATTGGCGACCTGTTCAATCCTGAGCGTTTCGCCACCAAGCTGGCCGAGTTGCTGGATTACCACAACTTCGTGCTGGTTAATTACTACAAAGAACCGGCCATCGACTTCCAGAAGACGCTCGACGAGTGCATGGAATACGCCGAGCTGCTCAAGCCGATGATGACTGACGTGACCGCGGTGCTGCATGACATGCGTCGCGAGAGCAAGGACATCATGTTCGAGGGCGCCCAGGGCTCGCTGTTGGACATCGATCACGGCACCTACCCCTACGTCACCAGCTCCAACACCACGGCTGGCGGCATCGCCACCGGTTCCGGTTTTGGTCCGATGTACCTGGATTACATCCTCGGTATCACCAAGGCTTACACCACGCGCGTGGGTTCGGGTCCGTTCCCGACTGAGTTGTTTGATGAGACCGGCGCCTTCCTCGCCAAGCGCGGCCATGAGTTTGGTTCCACCACGGGTCGCGCGCGTCGTTGCGGCTGGTTTGACGCGGTGATCCTGCGTCGCGCCATCGAAATCAACAGCATCTCCGGCCTGTGTCTGACCAAGCTTGACGTGCTCGACGGCCTGGAAACCATTCGTATCTGCGTCGGTTACAAGGACCAGAATGGCGATGTGCTGGTTGATGCGCCAACTGATGCTGACAGCTACCTGGGTCTGCAGCCGGTGTACGAAGAAATGCCGGGCTGGAGTGAGTCGACCTTGGGTGCCAAAACCCTGGAGGAGTTGCCGGCGGCTGCGCGTGCGTATATCAAGCGTGTGGAAGAGTTGGTCGGTGCGCCGGTTGATATCGTCTCCACCGGCCCGGATCGCAACGAGACTATTGTGTTGCGTCATCCGTTTGCCTGA
- the hflC gene encoding protease modulator HflC, producing the protein MSNKSLIALIVGVVLAIVAWNSFYIVAQTERAVLLQFGRIVQPDVQPGLHVKIPYVNQVRKFDARLLTLDSTSSRFLTLEKKALMVDAFAKWRVLDAERYYTATSGIKQIADERLARRLEASLRDQFGKRTLHESVSGERDALMADVTASLNRAAQKELGIEVVDVRVKAIDLPKEVNRSVFDRMGSEREREAREHRAKGRELAEGIRADADRQRRVLLADAYRQAEELRGEGDAQAAAIYSKAYGMDQEFYSFYRSLRAYRESFADKRDVLVLDPSSDFFRYLEKSKP; encoded by the coding sequence ATGAGCAATAAATCACTGATCGCCCTTATTGTTGGCGTTGTGCTGGCGATCGTCGCCTGGAATAGCTTCTATATCGTCGCGCAGACTGAGCGGGCGGTGCTGTTGCAGTTCGGTCGTATCGTGCAGCCAGATGTGCAGCCGGGGCTGCATGTGAAGATTCCATACGTCAATCAGGTGCGTAAGTTTGACGCGCGCCTGCTGACACTGGACTCCACCAGCTCGCGCTTCCTCACGCTGGAAAAGAAGGCGTTGATGGTCGACGCTTTCGCCAAGTGGCGCGTGCTGGATGCTGAGCGTTACTACACGGCTACATCTGGTATTAAGCAGATTGCCGACGAGCGTCTGGCACGTCGCCTTGAGGCTTCGCTGCGTGACCAGTTCGGTAAGCGCACCTTGCACGAGTCGGTGTCGGGTGAGCGTGATGCCTTGATGGCTGACGTGACGGCCTCCTTGAATCGGGCTGCGCAGAAAGAGCTGGGTATCGAAGTGGTGGATGTGCGCGTCAAGGCCATCGACCTGCCGAAGGAAGTCAACCGCAGCGTATTCGACCGTATGGGTTCTGAGCGTGAGCGTGAGGCGCGTGAGCATCGTGCCAAAGGTCGCGAGCTTGCCGAGGGTATCCGCGCTGATGCCGATCGTCAGCGTCGCGTGTTGCTGGCTGACGCCTACCGTCAGGCTGAAGAGTTGCGCGGTGAGGGTGATGCCCAGGCTGCTGCGATTTATTCCAAGGCCTATGGCATGGATCAGGAGTTTTACTCGTTCTATCGCAGCCTGAGAGCGTATCGCGAGAGTTTCGCCGATAAGCGTGATGTGCTGGTGCTGGATCCGAGTAGCGACTTCTTCCGTTACCTCGAGAAGTCCAAGCCTTAA
- the hfq gene encoding RNA chaperone Hfq gives MSKGHSLQDPYLNTLRKERVPVSIYLVNGIKLQGQIESFDQFVILLKNTVSQMVYKHAISTVVPSRPVRLPSASETEQAEAELGNA, from the coding sequence ATGTCAAAAGGGCATTCGCTACAAGACCCTTACCTGAACACCTTGCGCAAAGAACGCGTCCCGGTGTCTATCTATTTGGTTAACGGCATTAAGCTGCAAGGCCAGATCGAGTCCTTCGACCAGTTCGTGATTCTGCTGAAAAACACTGTCAGCCAGATGGTTTACAAACACGCTATTTCTACTGTGGTGCCTAGCCGCCCGGTTCGTCTGCCGAGCGCAAGTGAAACCGAACAAGCTGAAGCTGAGCTTGGCAACGCCTGA
- a CDS encoding DUF2065 family protein — protein MWQGLAIALCLVLVLEGVLLFLCLRRWRDALLQPTQLFDRRLGLIGLASMLLGATVLYWLH, from the coding sequence ATGTGGCAGGGCTTGGCCATCGCATTATGTCTTGTGCTGGTGCTCGAGGGCGTCCTGCTCTTCCTATGTCTGCGCCGTTGGCGTGACGCGCTTTTACAACCGACACAGTTGTTTGACCGACGGCTGGGTCTGATCGGGTTGGCCAGCATGCTGCTGGGAGCAACCGTCCTTTACTGGCTTCACTGA
- the hflX gene encoding ribosome rescue GTPase HflX — protein MFFERHEGGDRAILVHLDGQNSEAREDPQEFQELALSAGADAVAFFSIPSNRLTAKYLIGSGKVQELRDQVKACEADLVIFNHVLTPSQERNLERAFECRVLDRTGLILDIFAQRARTHEGKLQVELAQLDHMSTRLVRGWTHLERQKGGIGLRGPGETQLETDRRLLRVRIRQIKQKLEKVRSQRDQARRGRQRADIPSVSLVGYTNAGKSTLFNALTSSDVYAADQLFATLDPTLRRLDLDDLGPIVLADTVGFIRHLPHKLVEAFRATLEESSNSDLLLHVIDSHEPERDQQIEQVLAVLGEIGAQDLPMLEVYNKLDLLEGVEPQIQRDADGKPQRVWLSARDGRGLPLLRQAVAELLGDDLFVGTLQMPQQLARLRAQFFALGVVQSESYNEDGSSLLVVRLPRIELNRLVSRAGLEPQEFIEQHTLQ, from the coding sequence TTGTTCTTCGAGCGTCATGAAGGTGGGGATCGGGCTATCCTGGTGCATCTGGACGGCCAAAACTCCGAGGCGCGTGAAGACCCGCAGGAGTTTCAGGAGCTGGCGCTTTCTGCCGGCGCTGATGCTGTCGCGTTTTTCAGCATTCCGAGTAATCGGCTAACGGCCAAGTACCTGATCGGCAGTGGCAAGGTTCAAGAGTTGCGTGATCAGGTCAAGGCCTGTGAAGCGGATCTGGTTATCTTCAACCATGTGCTGACGCCCAGCCAGGAGCGCAACCTTGAGCGTGCGTTCGAGTGTCGGGTGTTGGACCGTACCGGTCTGATTCTCGATATTTTCGCCCAGCGCGCGCGTACCCATGAAGGCAAGCTGCAGGTCGAACTGGCACAGCTTGATCACATGAGTACGCGGCTGGTGCGCGGCTGGACCCACCTTGAGCGGCAAAAAGGTGGTATCGGCCTGCGCGGCCCGGGTGAAACGCAGCTTGAAACCGACCGCCGCTTGTTGCGCGTGCGGATTCGTCAGATCAAGCAAAAGCTTGAAAAAGTGCGCAGTCAGCGCGATCAGGCGCGGCGCGGGCGTCAGCGTGCGGATATCCCGTCTGTGTCATTGGTGGGCTATACCAACGCGGGTAAGTCGACGCTGTTCAATGCGTTGACCTCCTCGGACGTTTACGCGGCCGATCAGTTATTCGCTACCCTCGACCCGACCTTGCGTCGCCTCGATCTCGATGATCTGGGGCCGATTGTGCTCGCCGATACCGTGGGCTTTATCCGCCATTTGCCACACAAGCTGGTTGAGGCGTTTCGCGCGACGCTTGAAGAGTCGAGTAACTCAGATTTGCTGCTGCATGTGATTGACTCCCACGAGCCAGAGCGTGATCAGCAGATTGAGCAGGTGCTGGCGGTGCTGGGTGAGATCGGCGCGCAGGATCTGCCAATGCTTGAGGTCTACAACAAGCTCGACTTGCTTGAGGGCGTGGAGCCGCAGATTCAGCGCGATGCCGATGGTAAGCCGCAGCGGGTTTGGTTGTCGGCGCGTGACGGGCGTGGTTTGCCCTTGTTGCGACAGGCCGTCGCTGAACTGTTGGGTGATGACCTGTTTGTCGGTACATTGCAGATGCCGCAACAGCTTGCTCGTCTGCGTGCGCAGTTTTTTGCCTTGGGCGTGGTGCAGAGTGAGTCGTATAACGAGGATGGCAGTAGTCTGCTGGTGGTGCGTTTACCGCGTATCGAGTTGAACCGGCTGGTTAGTCGCGCTGGGCTTGAGCCACAAGAATTTATCGAGCAACACACTTTGCAATAA
- the mutL gene encoding DNA mismatch repair endonuclease MutL: protein MSDAVRIQLLSPRLANQIAAGEVVERPASVIKELLENSLDSGAKRIEVDVEQGGVKLLKVRDNGSGISPDDLPLALARHATSKIRELEDLEQVMSLGFRGEALASISSVARLTLTSRTEGAEQAWQVETEGRDMQPRVQPAAHPVGTSVEVRDLFFNTPARRKFLKTEKTEFDHLQEVIKRLALARFDVAFHLRHNGKTVLGLHEALDESTRARRVAAVCGAAFLEQSRPIDIERNGLHLWGWVGLPTFSRSQADLQYFYVNGRMVRDKLVAHAVRQAYRDVLFNGRHPTFVLFLEIDPSVVDVNVHPTKHEVRFRDGRMVHDFLYGTLHRALGEVRPEDQLAAPAAVSEVVRPSGQAAGEFGPQGEIGLAASLLQSAPNASVWRSPGAGYQGARPEAALPAAEAQGAYREFFAPMSTAPTPASLPEAQGDIPPLGYAIAQLKGIYILAENVQGLVVVDMHAAHERITYERLKVAMASEGLRGQPLLVPESIAVSQREADCAEEHAEWFQRLGFELQRLGPETLAIRQIPALLKQAEATRLVQDVLGDLLEYGTTDRIQAHLNELLGTMACHGAVRANRRLTLPEMNGLLRDMENTERSGQCNHGRPTWTQMGMDDLDKLFLRGR, encoded by the coding sequence ATGAGTGATGCTGTGCGTATCCAGCTGCTCAGTCCGCGGCTGGCGAACCAAATTGCTGCCGGTGAAGTGGTCGAACGACCTGCCTCGGTAATCAAGGAACTGCTGGAAAATAGTCTGGACTCCGGTGCCAAGCGCATTGAGGTGGATGTCGAGCAAGGCGGCGTCAAGCTGCTCAAGGTGCGCGACAACGGCAGTGGTATTTCCCCGGATGACCTGCCGCTGGCGCTGGCGCGGCATGCCACCAGCAAGATTCGCGAGCTTGAGGATCTCGAGCAAGTGATGAGCCTGGGCTTTCGCGGTGAGGCGCTGGCGTCGATCAGTTCGGTGGCGCGCCTGACCCTGACCTCGCGCACTGAAGGGGCCGAGCAGGCCTGGCAGGTCGAGACCGAGGGGCGCGACATGCAGCCGCGGGTGCAGCCCGCGGCTCACCCGGTCGGTACCTCGGTGGAAGTGCGCGACCTGTTCTTCAACACCCCGGCGCGGCGCAAGTTTCTTAAAACCGAAAAAACCGAATTTGACCACCTGCAAGAAGTGATCAAGCGCCTGGCGCTGGCGCGTTTCGATGTGGCCTTCCACTTGCGCCACAACGGTAAAACCGTGCTCGGCCTGCACGAAGCGCTGGATGAAAGTACCCGCGCGCGGCGTGTCGCGGCGGTCTGTGGGGCGGCCTTCCTCGAGCAGTCGCGGCCCATCGATATCGAGCGCAACGGCCTGCATTTGTGGGGCTGGGTCGGCTTGCCGACTTTCTCGCGCAGCCAGGCTGACCTGCAGTATTTCTATGTGAATGGACGCATGGTGCGCGATAAACTGGTAGCGCATGCGGTGCGCCAGGCTTATCGCGACGTGTTGTTCAACGGTCGTCACCCGACCTTCGTGTTGTTTTTGGAAATCGATCCGTCGGTGGTCGATGTCAACGTGCATCCGACCAAGCACGAAGTACGTTTCCGTGACGGGCGGATGGTGCACGACTTCCTCTACGGCACGCTGCATCGTGCGTTAGGTGAGGTGCGCCCCGAGGATCAGTTGGCCGCTCCGGCGGCGGTCAGTGAGGTGGTGCGCCCGAGTGGTCAGGCAGCGGGCGAGTTTGGTCCGCAGGGTGAAATCGGCTTGGCGGCCAGTTTGCTGCAGTCTGCGCCGAATGCTTCGGTCTGGCGCTCGCCGGGTGCCGGCTATCAGGGCGCACGCCCCGAAGCGGCGTTGCCGGCGGCCGAAGCCCAGGGCGCCTACCGTGAGTTTTTCGCGCCGATGTCTACTGCGCCGACTCCGGCCAGCCTGCCAGAGGCGCAGGGGGATATTCCGCCGCTGGGTTACGCCATCGCGCAGCTCAAGGGTATCTATATCCTCGCCGAGAATGTGCAGGGCTTGGTGGTGGTGGACATGCACGCGGCCCATGAGCGCATCACCTATGAGCGCCTGAAGGTGGCCATGGCCAGTGAAGGCCTGCGTGGTCAGCCGTTGCTGGTGCCGGAGTCGATTGCCGTCAGTCAGCGTGAGGCCGATTGCGCCGAAGAGCATGCCGAATGGTTCCAGCGGCTTGGTTTTGAGCTGCAACGACTAGGCCCGGAAACCCTGGCGATCCGACAGATTCCCGCGTTGCTCAAGCAGGCCGAGGCCACTCGTCTGGTGCAAGATGTGCTCGGTGATCTGCTCGAATATGGCACCACCGATCGTATTCAGGCGCATCTCAATGAACTGCTCGGGACCATGGCTTGTCACGGCGCGGTGCGGGCTAACCGACGGCTGACTCTGCCGGAAATGAACGGCTTGCTGCGCGACATGGAAAACACTGAGCGCAGTGGTCAATGCAATCATGGGCGTCCAACCTGGACGCAAATGGGCATGGATGACCTCGACAAGCTGTTCTTGCGTGGCCGTTAA
- the miaA gene encoding tRNA (adenosine(37)-N6)-dimethylallyltransferase MiaA, which translates to MSERLPPAIFLMGPTAAGKTDLAIELARVLPCELVSVDSALIYRGMDIGTAKPDKATLAEFPHRLVDIRDPAQSYSAAEFRSDALAAMAEITARGRIPLLVGGTMLYFKALLEGLAQMPSADAALRAELEARAHVEGWDVLHAELRAVDPESAARIHPNDPQRLIRALEVYRVSGESMTAHRLRQAAENTGGGASVGRQFPYTVAQLAIAPAQRQLLHERIALRFRLMLEQGLVAEVEGLRQRSDLHVGLPSIRAVGYRQVWDYLEGKLDAEQMQERGIIATRQLAKRQFTWLRGWQQDVHWLDSADCDNLPRALKYLAAVSILT; encoded by the coding sequence ATGTCCGAGCGCCTGCCTCCGGCGATTTTTCTAATGGGCCCGACTGCCGCCGGCAAGACCGATCTGGCCATTGAGCTGGCGCGGGTGCTGCCCTGCGAGTTGGTTAGCGTCGACTCTGCGCTGATTTATCGTGGTATGGACATCGGTACAGCCAAACCCGATAAAGCCACCCTGGCCGAGTTCCCCCATCGGCTAGTTGATATTCGTGATCCGGCGCAAAGCTATTCGGCGGCGGAGTTTCGCAGCGACGCCTTGGCGGCGATGGCCGAGATCACCGCGCGTGGGCGCATCCCGCTGCTGGTGGGCGGCACCATGTTGTATTTCAAGGCGTTGCTCGAAGGTTTGGCGCAGATGCCCAGCGCGGATGCGGCGTTGCGTGCTGAGTTGGAAGCGCGCGCCCACGTTGAAGGTTGGGATGTGCTGCACGCCGAATTGCGAGCGGTCGATCCTGAATCGGCTGCGCGTATCCACCCTAATGACCCGCAGCGCTTGATTCGTGCCCTTGAGGTCTATCGTGTGAGTGGCGAAAGCATGACAGCCCATCGCTTGCGCCAGGCAGCAGAAAATACTGGCGGCGGCGCATCGGTGGGCCGGCAATTCCCCTATACTGTCGCGCAATTGGCCATCGCGCCGGCGCAAAGGCAGCTGTTGCATGAGCGAATTGCCCTGCGATTTCGCTTGATGCTGGAACAGGGGCTGGTTGCCGAGGTCGAAGGCCTGCGTCAGAGAAGTGACTTGCACGTTGGCTTGCCGTCTATACGGGCGGTGGGTTATCGGCAAGTCTGGGATTATCTGGAAGGCAAGCTTGACGCTGAGCAAATGCAGGAGCGCGGGATTATCGCCACGCGCCAATTGGCCAAGCGACAGTTCACCTGGTTGCGTGGCTGGCAGCAGGATGTGCATTGGCTCGATAGCGCTGATTGCGACAATCTGCCGCGCGCCTTGAAATACTTGGCAGCGGTCTCCATATTGACCTGA
- a CDS encoding ATP phosphoribosyltransferase regulatory subunit produces the protein MATVDRWLLPDGIEEVLPPYAGRIEVARRQVLDLFQRWGYEFVVTPHIEYLESLLTGAGQDLDLRTFKVTDPLSGRQMGFRADITPQVARIDAHTLRREGPSRLCYAGSVVHAQPRALTTSRSPIQLGAELYGDASPASDVEVISLLVNTLELAAVPDVHMDLGHVGIYRGLARAAALSGAVEQQLFDALQRKAMDEVAELTEALPGDLRKMLRALSELCGGREVLDLAQACLVDAPDDVHAALDDLMAIADALSLRYPELPLYFDLGELRGYHYHTGVVFAAFVPGVGYAIAQGGRYDDIGADFGRARPATGFSTDLKTLVSLGQMQLGEVPAGVWAPDNHDVFLWQAIQRLRLDGLRVVQALPGQSTADAEAAGCDRQLLLRDGRWQLATLTI, from the coding sequence ATGGCAACGGTAGACCGCTGGCTGCTACCAGATGGCATCGAAGAAGTACTGCCGCCGTACGCGGGGCGTATTGAAGTGGCGCGCCGTCAGGTGCTGGACCTGTTCCAGCGCTGGGGCTATGAATTCGTGGTAACGCCGCACATCGAATATCTTGAGTCGCTGCTGACTGGCGCGGGTCAGGATCTGGATCTGCGTACCTTTAAAGTGACCGACCCGCTGTCCGGTCGGCAGATGGGCTTTCGGGCAGATATCACACCGCAAGTGGCGCGCATTGATGCGCATACCTTGCGCCGGGAAGGGCCTAGCCGTCTGTGTTATGCCGGCAGCGTGGTACACGCTCAGCCGCGTGCGCTGACCACTTCGCGTAGCCCGATTCAGTTGGGCGCGGAGTTGTATGGCGACGCCAGCCCGGCCAGTGATGTGGAGGTGATCAGCCTGCTGGTCAATACCCTTGAGCTGGCGGCGGTGCCGGATGTGCACATGGACCTTGGTCATGTGGGCATCTACCGTGGCTTGGCCCGCGCCGCCGCGCTGTCTGGGGCGGTCGAGCAGCAGTTGTTCGATGCGCTGCAGCGTAAGGCAATGGATGAGGTCGCCGAGCTGACCGAAGCGCTGCCGGGTGACCTGCGTAAGATGCTGCGTGCGCTCAGCGAATTGTGTGGTGGGCGTGAGGTGCTGGATCTGGCCCAGGCTTGTCTGGTCGATGCACCGGACGATGTGCATGCGGCGCTGGATGATCTGATGGCGATAGCCGATGCATTGAGCCTGCGCTACCCCGAGCTGCCGCTGTACTTTGATCTCGGCGAGCTGCGCGGCTATCACTACCACACGGGTGTGGTGTTCGCCGCGTTTGTCCCGGGTGTTGGTTATGCGATTGCCCAGGGTGGTCGTTACGACGATATCGGTGCTGACTTTGGTCGCGCACGTCCGGCGACAGGCTTCTCCACCGACCTGAAAACCCTGGTCAGCCTGGGGCAGATGCAGTTGGGGGAGGTGCCGGCCGGTGTCTGGGCACCAGATAACCATGATGTGTTTTTGTGGCAGGCGATTCAGCGCTTGCGTCTCGATGGGTTGCGTGTGGTTCAGGCGTTGCCTGGGCAGTCCACGGCTGACGCTGAGGCTGCAGGTTGTGATCGCCAGCTGTTGTTGCGTGATGGGCGTTGGCAGTTGGCTACGCTGACCATCTGA
- a CDS encoding N-acetylmuramoyl-L-alanine amidase, with the protein MRISARFIAIGVALVGLAADVMAASDVRSVRLWRAPDNTRLVFDLSGPVQHSVFQLSAPNRIVIDVNGAKLATNLEQLALSNTPITGVRSAQRTPEDLRVVIDLSAAVTPKSFTLAPNQQYGHRLVVDLFDQESGAAPSLPSTSVATAPQVPVTPTQAPPKLTPVPNGKRDIVIAIDAGHGGEDPGALSPVKGQYEKHVTLAIAKELQRQINAEKGFRAELVRTGDYFIPLRKRTEIARKKGADLFVSIHADAAPRAAAFGASVYALSDRGATSETARWLADSENQSDLIGGAGNVSLDDKDRMLAGVLLDLSMTASLSSSLNVGNKVLGNMGRITPLHKRRVEQAGFMVLKSPDIPSILVETGFISNPNEARKLASASHQQALGRSILTGVRQFFHENPPPGTYVAWLRDSGKITLGPREHVVSSGESLALIAQRYQINLATLRSANSLKTDVIKVGQRIQIPATALAAQP; encoded by the coding sequence ATGCGCATAAGCGCGCGTTTCATCGCAATTGGAGTGGCATTGGTGGGCTTGGCCGCTGATGTAATGGCCGCTTCGGATGTGCGCAGTGTGCGGCTGTGGCGTGCGCCGGATAACACCCGCCTGGTGTTTGACTTGTCCGGGCCGGTACAGCACAGCGTGTTCCAGCTGTCTGCGCCCAACCGCATCGTTATTGATGTGAATGGTGCCAAGCTGGCGACCAATCTTGAACAGCTGGCCCTGAGCAATACGCCCATTACCGGTGTGCGTTCGGCCCAGCGTACCCCGGAAGACTTGCGAGTGGTGATTGATCTCTCGGCAGCGGTCACGCCGAAAAGCTTCACCCTGGCGCCTAATCAGCAATACGGTCATCGCCTGGTGGTTGATCTGTTTGATCAGGAGTCGGGCGCTGCACCTAGCCTGCCGTCTACCAGCGTGGCGACTGCGCCTCAGGTGCCGGTCACGCCGACGCAAGCGCCGCCCAAGTTGACCCCAGTACCCAATGGCAAGCGCGATATCGTGATTGCCATCGATGCCGGCCATGGCGGCGAAGACCCGGGCGCGCTGTCGCCAGTCAAGGGCCAGTATGAAAAGCATGTGACCCTGGCGATTGCTAAGGAGCTGCAGCGTCAGATCAATGCCGAGAAGGGCTTCCGGGCTGAGCTGGTGCGCACTGGCGATTACTTTATTCCGCTGCGCAAACGCACCGAGATCGCCCGCAAGAAGGGCGCGGATCTATTTGTGTCTATTCACGCCGATGCCGCGCCGCGTGCCGCAGCCTTTGGTGCCTCGGTGTATGCCCTGTCGGACCGTGGTGCCACCTCGGAAACCGCACGCTGGCTGGCTGACTCGGAAAACCAGTCTGACCTGATCGGTGGTGCCGGTAACGTCAGTCTGGATGACAAGGACCGCATGCTCGCCGGTGTGCTGCTCGATTTGTCGATGACCGCATCGCTGTCCTCCAGCCTCAACGTCGGCAATAAAGTGCTGGGTAATATGGGCCGGATCACCCCGCTGCATAAGCGCCGGGTGGAGCAGGCTGGCTTTATGGTGCTGAAGTCGCCGGATATTCCGTCGATCCTGGTGGAAACCGGGTTCATCTCCAATCCCAATGAAGCGCGCAAGCTGGCCAGCGCCAGTCACCAACAGGCGCTGGGGCGTTCGATCCTTACCGGGGTGCGGCAGTTCTTCCATGAGAATCCGCCGCCTGGCACCTATGTGGCCTGGTTGCGCGACAGCGGCAAAATCACCCTGGGGCCACGCGAGCATGTGGTCAGCTCGGGGGAAAGCCTGGCGCTGATTGCCCAGCGTTATCAGATCAATCTGGCGACACTGCGCAGTGCCAACTCGTTAAAAACAGACGTTATTAAAGTGGGGCAACGTATTCAAATTCCTGCGACTGCTCTGGCTGCACAGCCATGA